Below is a genomic region from Delftia tsuruhatensis.
GCCGCCCTTGGCCTCGTCGTCCACGAATTCGTAGACACCGGCCGGGCAGTAGCGTTGCTCGGGGCCGGCGTATTTCTCGAGGTTGATGTTCACGGGCACCGAGGCGTCCTTGAGCGTCAGGTGGGCCGGCTGGTTCTCTGCATGGTTGGTGTTGCTGATGAACACGCTGGACAGGCGGTCGAAGGTCAGCTTGCCATCGGGCTTGGGATAGTCGATGGGCTTGCACTCGGCAGCGGGCCTGAGGTAGGCGTGGTCGGGCTTGTCGCGGTGCAGCGTCCAGGGAATGTTGCCCTTGAGCACGAACTGCTCCAGGCCATTCATCAGCGTGGCGGTGAACAGTCCCTTCTTGAACCACGCCTTGAAGTTGCGCGACTTGTTCAATTCCTCATGGAGCCAGCTGCCCTCGAAGGCTTCGACATAGGCGTTCAGCTCGTCGCCCTGGCGGCCCGCCACGATGGCATCATAGGCGGCATCGGCGGCCATCATGCCGGTCTTGATGGCGGCATGGCTGCCCTTGATGCGGCTGACGTTCAGGAAGCCTGCGTCGCAACCCACGAGCGCGCCGCCCGGGAATACGAACCTGGGCAGGGACAGCAGGCCGCCGGCCGTGATGGCACGCGCGCCATAGCCCAGGCGCTTGGCCGGCTTGATGCCCTTGGACTCGTCGCCTTCCAGGTAGTAGCGGATGTTGGGGTGGGTCTTCCAGCGCTGGAATTCCTCGAAGGGGCTCAGGTAGGGGTTGGCATAGTCCAGGCCCGTGATGAAGCCCAGCGTCACCTTGTTGTCGTCCAGGTGGTAGAGGAAGGCGCCGCCATAGGTCTTGCTGTCCATGGGCCAGCCGGCGGTGTGCATCACGAAGCCGGGCTTGTGGCGGGCCGGGTCGATCTCCCACAGCTCCTTGATGCCGATGCCGTAGGTCTGCGGGTCCTTGCCCGCATCGAGCTGGTACCTCGCGATGATCTGCTTGCCCAGGTGGCCGCGCGCGCCCTCGGCGAAGATGGTGTACTTGGCGTGCAGCTCCATGCCCAGCTGGAAGTCGCCCGTGGGCTCGCCGTCCTTGCCGATGCCCATGTTGCCCGTGGCCACGCCCTTGACCGAGCCGTCCTCGTTGTACAGCACCTCGGCGGCGGCGAAGCCCGGGAAGATCTCCACGCCCAGGGCCTCGGCCTGCTCGCCCAGCCACTTGACCACGTTGCCCAGGCGCACGATGTAGTTGCCATGGTTCTGAAAGCATGCGGGCAACAGGAAGTTGGGCGTGCGCAGGCCGGACTTCTCGCTCAGGAAGACCATGGCGTCGTCGGTGACGGCCTGGTTCAGGGGGGCACCCTTTTCCTTCCAGTCGGGGATCAGCTCGGTCAGCGCGCGCGGGTCCATGATGGCGCCCGACAGGATGTGGGCACCGGGTTCGGAACCCTTTTCCAGCACCACGACGGAGACATCCTGGCCCTTTTCGGCCGCCAGCTGCTTGAGGCGGATGGCCGTGGCCAGGCCGCCCGGGCCGCCTCCGACCACCACCACGTCATATTCCATGGCTTCGCGCGGACCGTACTGGGCCAGGATCTCTTCGTTCGTCATCGGGGTGTCTCGCTTGGATATTGAAAAACAGGGTATTCGACAGACCGAACGTTTGTTCGGTGGCAGCGCAAATGCCGCGATGCGGTGGATTCTATGCGGTGAGCGGGCGCCGGCGTTGCTGATAGGTGACAGCCGCGCCACCCATGCTGCGGCACAGTGTAGGGCGGCCAAAGCGCGCGGGGCTTCGCGATGGCGCTACAACAAGGAGACTGCAGGCATGCGCATTGAAATTCCGGAATGCAAAAAATGGGTTCACGAGATGCGATTCAAGGTGCGCTGGGGCGACATGGATGCCATGGGCCACGTCAACAACGCCATGTACTTCCGCTACCTGGAGACCGCGCGCATCGACTGGATGCACGCGGCGGGCATGGCGCCCGCTCCGCAGGGCCAGGGGCCCGTCATCGTCAATGCGTTCTGCAATTTCCACCAGCAACTGGCCTACCCGGACGAGGTGCTGCTCAAGATGTATGTCAGCGACCCGGGCCGCACCACCTTCGAGACCTGGGGCACCATGGAGCGCGTGGGCGAGCCCGGCGTGATCTGCGCGGCCGGCGGCGGCACGGTGATCTGGGTGGACTTCCCCCGGCAAAAGGCCGTGGAGCTGCCGGGCTGGGTGCGGGAGATGGTGGGCTGAGATCTGTGCAGGCCCCGGCCTTCGCCGTGGCTTTCCTCTCTCGTGACGGTGGTCGGGAGGGGTGTTCGGTTTTCCGGACGAAGTGGCCGGATGCTTGTTCGGGTTTTCGTTGTGCCTTATGCAAAAAAGTAAGGTCCATATAGGCGAATCAAGCAGTTAGCGTGCGACCCGCACGGTGAAGGCGGCTGGCACGGTCTGTGCACTACAGGGCGCAGGCCACGTGCATCGTGGTTGTGTATGCAGGGAGACAAGCCTGTCCGCGTGGCGGTACGGGCTCGCTTGCAAGACCGAAACGCGTCCAACGAAAAATCCGCATGAAATTCAATCGCTTGACCACCATGGTGCTGGTGGCCATGGTCCTCGGCGTGCTGGTGGGCTATGCCTGCCACAGCTACGCGCCCACGCCCGAGGCCGCCAAGGAGATCGCCAGCTACTTCGGCATCCTCACGGACGTCTTCCTGCGCATGATCAAGATGATCATCGCGCCCCTGGTGTTCGCCACCCTGGTGTCGGGCCTTGCCAACATGGGCGACGCCAAGGCCGTGGGCCGCATCGGCGGCCGTGCGCTGGGCTGGTTCATCGTGGCGTCGTTCTGCTCGCTGGCCATCGGCCTGATCTATGCCAACGTGCTGCAGCCCGGCCATGGCCTGGGCGTGTCCCTGCCGTCGTCGGCCGAGGGCCTGAACCTCAAGACCTCGGCGCTGAACCTCAAGGACTTCATCGCCCACGTGTTCCCCAAGAACATCTTCGAGGCCATGGCCACCAACGAGGTGCTGCAGATCCTGGTGTTCGCGCTGTTCTTCGGCATCGCCCTGGGCAACCTGCACAACCAGGCCGCGCGCTCCATGGTGGGCCTGATGGACGAAGTGGTCCACGTGATGCTCAAGGTCACCGACTATGTGATGCGCTTCGCGCCCGTGGGCGTGTTCGGCGCCGTGGCCGGCACCATCGCCATCCATGGGCTGGGCATGCTGTCGGTGTTCGGCAAGTTCATGCTGTGCTTCTACCTGGCCCTGGCCACGCTGTGGGTGCTGCTGATCGTGGCCGGCTACTTCGTACTGGGCCGCGACGTGTTCCGCCTGCTGAACCTGATCCGCGGCCCGCTGCTGGTGGGCTTTTCGACGGCCAGCAGCGAATCGACCTATCCCAAGCTGATGGAGCAGCTGGAGAAGTTCGGCGTCAAGCCGCGCATCATCGGCTTCGTGCTGCCGCTGGGCTACTCGTTCAACCTGGACGGCTCGATGGTCTACACCACCTTCCTGGCCATCTTCATCGCCCAGGCCTACGGCATCGACATGACGCTGACGGCCCAGATCACCATGCTGCTGGTGCTGATGGTCTCCAGCAAGGGCATCGCCGGCGTGCCGCGTGCCTCGCTGGTCGTGGTGGCGGCCGTGCTGCCGATGTTCGGCCTGCCGGAAGCCGGCATCCTGCTGATCCTGGGCATAGACCACTTCCTGGACATGGGCCGCACGCTGACCAATGTGCTGGGCAATGCGATCGCCACGGCCGTGGTGGCCAAGTGGGAGGGCGCGGTCGATCCGACCACGGCCACGGACGATGACGAGGAATCGCTGCTGCCCGTGGAGCATTCCCCGCAAGGGCGACCCGCTGTCTCCGCCTGAGGCCGCGCGGGGGGGCGCTGATAACATCGGTGCCTTCACCATGCCCGCCCGCCGCCCCCTGCGCCAGCTGATCCTGCTTTTGCTGTGGCTTGCCCTGAGCGGGCTGAGCGGCTGGGGCGCGTACCTGCTGGCGCAGCAGCTGGGCATCGCCGATCTGCGCGCCACGGGAATGCACCGGCTGGAGCTGTATGGCGCCAGCCTGCAGCGCGAGATCGGCAAGTACGCCTTCCTGCCCGATGTGCTGGCGCTGGAGGGCAATGTACAGAGGCTGCTGGCCGAGCCCGGCGACGAGCAGCTCACCAACCGTGTCAATGCCTACCTGGAGCAGCTCAACGACCGCGCGGGTACGCTGACTGCCTACATGGTCGATGCCCTCGGCCGGGTGGTGGCTTCCAGCAACTGGCGGCGCACCGACAGCTACATGGGCGAGGACCTGAGCTTTCGCCCCTACTACCGCAGCGCCATGGCCACGGGCAGCGCGCGCTTCTTCGGCATCGGCACGACGCGTGGCGAGCCCGGCTACTACCTGGCCTCCACGCTGGGCGACGACACCCACACGCTGGGCGTGGCCGTGGTCAAGGTCAGCCTGGACCAGCTGGAGCAATCCTGGTCCACGGTGGAAGCCCCGGTCCTGGTCAGCGATGAGAACGGTGTCGTCATCCTGAGCACCGTCTCCGACTGGAAGTTCACCACCTTGCGCACGCTGGACGAGGGCACGCGCACGGCCTTCGACCACACGCGCCAGTACAACCGGCGCGCACTGGAGCCGCTGGGCCTGCAGGTATTGCGCGAGCTGGGCCAGGGGGCCCGCCTGGTGCGCATCGCACGGCACAGCGAGGAGTCGGCCTCGGTCTACCCGGTCAGCGGCCGCTTCCTGTCCCAGACACGCCAGTTGCCCGGCACGCCCTGGACGCTGACCGTGCTCTCGCACCTGGAGCAGGTGGACCAGCTGGCCCAGAGCCGCGCGCTGGCAGCGGCCGTGGGCGCGGCCTTCGTTCTGCTGCTGGCCATGATGGTCAACGAGCGCCGACGCCACCTGCGCGACCGGCTGGCCGCGCGCGAGGCGCTGCAGGCCGCCCATGACGAGCTGGAGCGCAAGGTCGAGCGGCGCACGGCCGATCTGTCGGCGGCCAACGAGGCGCTGCAGGCCGAGGTGGCCGAGCGTATCCATGCCGAGGCCACGCTGCGCGCCGCCCAGGACGAGCTGGTCCAGGCCGGCAAGCTGGCCGTGATCGGCCAGCTGTCCACGGGCATCGCCCACGAGCTGAACCAGCCGTTGACGGCATTGCGCACGCTGGCCGGCAACAGCCAGCGCTTCCTGGAGCGCGGCGATACCGACACCACGCGCGTGAATCTGGAGCGCATGGCCCAGTTGGCCGACCGCATGGGCCGCATCACGGGCCAGTTGCGCAACTTCGCACGCAAGTCCAGCGGCGCCAGCCAGGCCGTATCGCTGGCGCGTGCGCTGGACAACGCCCTGGCCGTGCTGGAGTCGCGCGTGGCCGAGACCGGCGCCCGCATCCTGCGCGACGATGGCACGGCCGAAGCCGTGGCCTGGTGCGATGGCAACCGCATCGAACAGGTGCTGATCAACCTCATCAACAACTCGCTGGATGCCATGCGCGGCCAGGACGCGCCCTGCCTGGAACTGGCCTGCGCCATGGCCGATGGCCGGGCCCAGGTCACCGTGCGCGACCACGGGCCGGGCCTGAGCGAAGCGGCGCAGGCCCATCTGTTCCAGCCGTTCTTCACCACCAAGGAGGAGGGCGTGGGCCTGGGCCTGGGGCTGGCGCTGTCGGCCGGCATCGTGCGCGAATGCGGCGGCACGCTGACCGGCAGCAACCACGCCGACGGCGGCGCCGTCTTCACGCTGAGCCTGGCCCAGGCACCCTCAGAACCCACTGCCGACACACCATGACCGACGCCCTCAAAGTGCTGATCATCGAAGACGATCCCGACATCGTGCTCGGCTGCGAGCAGGCGCTGCAGCTCGAAGGCATCGCCTGCGAGAGCGTGGGCAGCGCCGAGCAGGCACGCCGGCGCCTGTCACGCGACTTCGAGGGCATCGTGGTCAGCGACATCCGCCTGCCGCGCATGGATGGCATGGCCTTTCTGCGCGAGCTGGTGGCCATGGACCCGGAGCTGCCCGTGGTGCTGATCACGGGCCATGGCGACATCTCCATGGCCGTGCAGGCCATGAAGGATGGCGCCCAGGACTTCATCCAGAAACCCTTCGCGCCCGAAACCCTGGTGGGTGCCGTGCGCCGTGCCATGGAGCGGCGCCGGCTGGTGCTGGAGGTGCGCGCGCTGCGCCGGCAACTGGAGCAGCGCGACAGCCTGGAGCACAGGCTGATAGGCCGTGCGCCCAACATGCGGCAGCTGCGCCAGATGCTGGCGGGGCTGGCGCAGAGCGCGGCCGACGTGCTGATCCAGGGGGAGACCGGCACGGGCAAGGAGCTGGTCGCGCGCTGCCTGCACGAGGCCAGCGCGCGCAGCGGCGGCAACTTCGTGGCCGTCAACTGCGGCGGCCTGCCCGATACGCTGTTCGACAGCGAGATGTTCGGCAGCGAGGCCGGCGCCTATACGGGCGCGGGCAAGAAGCGCATCGGCAAGCTGGAGCACGCCAGCGGCGGCACGCTGTTCCTGGACGAGATCGAGAGCATGCCCATGGCCATGCAGATCAAGCTGTTGCGCGTGCTGCAGGAGCGCGTGCTGGAGCGCCTGGGCTCCAACACGCTGATTCCCATCGACTGCCGCGTGATCGCGGCGACCAAGGTCGATCTGCTCGAATTGAGCCGGCAAGGACTGTTCCGCGCCGACCTCTACTACCGCCTCAACGTCGCCACCGTCTCGCTGCCACCGCTGCGCGAGCGGCGCGAGGACGTGCCGCTGCTGTTCGAGCATTTCGCGCTGCAGGGCGCGGCCCGCCACCAGCGGCCCGTGCCCGAGCTGACCACGGCGCGCGTGCAGCAACTGCTGGGCTATGACTGGCCGGGCAATGTGCGCGAGCTGCGCAACGTGGCCGAGCGCACGGTGCTGGGCATCGAGGCGGGCTCGCCGCCCTTTGCCTCCGCCACCGCATCGCAGGACCCGGTGCCGCGCCCTCTGGCCGCCACCGTCGAGGCCTTCGAGCGCGCCCTCATCGCCGATGCCCTGCGGCGCCACGGCGGCAGCCTGGCACGCACTGCCGAGGCCCTGGCCATGCCGAAAACCACGCTGCACGACAAGATCCGCAAGTACGGGCTGGATAGCTAGCGGGCGTGCGAAGTCTTCCAGCGGCGCGCCTGCTCGCTCAAGCCCGGGCCGCGACCTGCAGGAAGGGGGTGATGCCGCCCAGGCGCGCCCCTCAGGCTCCTCAGACCGCGCAGGCGGCCTGCCGGACCGCCACCAGGCCGAACAGCTCGCCCAGCACGGCCTCGGCTTCGCCATCGGCCAGCTGGCGCTGCTGCGTGCCCCGGGTCGTGACGGTCTTGAGCAGATCGCCCACCAGGATCAGCCGGCCTGCGGGCTGGTGCAGCACCACGACCCGCTTTTGCACGAAGATGGCGTCCGGGTGGGTGGAGTTCAGATAGTTGGCGGGGGCAAAGTCCACCCATTCCTGCGGCGACAGGTTGAAGGCGTACTGGTTGGCCCATGCACCGTCCACCCGGGCTTGCAACAGGTATTCGCCCTGGGCGTCCAGGCCGAGGCGGAAGCTGTCGCAGTCCTGGCCGACATCGGTGTCCAGCACATCCAGGGCCATGGGTGCGCGGATGCCGTAGCTTCCGAAGCCCAGGTCGCACAGCCATTGCCGGCCTTCGACCTCGGCGACCAGCGCCATGTGGGTGCGGGGCCGGCGCGCCGGGTAGAACATGGGCCGCGCGGCGACGAAGCGGTAGGCGATGCCCAGGGCCTGCAGCGCCATCGCGAACAGGCCGTTGACCTCGTAGCAATAGCCGCCCCGCCCGCCGCCCAGCAGCTTGCCCGCGATGTCCTCGGGCACCAGCGAGACGATCTTGCCGGCCTGTACATCCAGGTTTTCGAAAGGGACGGTGAACAGCTGTGCGCGCATCAGTGCGTGCAAGGTGGCGGTATCGGCCGCGACGGGGCCCGTGTGGCCGATGCGGCGAAGATAGGTGTCAAGGTCGAAATTGCTGGCGTGCATGGAAAGTATCCCGGTTCGAATGGCAGGGATGGACGATAACGCCGGCAGCCGATCTTCTGTATCGGCAGAATGATCGAAAACAGACCTGTACAGATGACTGCTTCCGCCACTGCCTCGCACCACTATCTCCGCATCGCCGACACCCTGCGCCAGACCCTGGCCTCGGGCGCGCTGCGGCCTGGCGACCGCCTGATTTCCGCGCGCAAGCTGGCCGAGCGCGAGCAGGTGAGCCTGCCGACGGCGCTGGAGGCCTTGCGCTGCCTGGAGGCCGAGGGCCTGATCGTCGCGCGGCCACGCTCGGGCTATTTCGTGCGGCCCCAGGCCGGTGGCGGGGGATTGCGGGCGGCGCGTCCCATGAAGCGTCCCGTGCCCGTGACCCTGTCGGCCCTGGCCCGCTCCCTGTTCAGCAGCGCCGACGCCCGCCTGGTACCGCTGGGCGCGGCGCTGCCCGATCCCGAGTGGCTGCCGGCCTCCGCGCTGCAGCGCGCGCTGCAGACGGCCGGACGCCGCCTGCAGGCGCATGGCCAGACCTACAGCATGCCCCCGGGCCGGGCTGATCTGCGTGGCCAGATCGCGATGCGTGCGGCGCAGTGGGGAGGCCGCTTCGGCCCCGATGATCTGGTCATCACGGCCGGGGCGACACAGGCCGTGCGCCTGGCCCTGCGGGCCACATGCAGGCCCGGCGACGTCGTGGCCGTGGAGCGTCCGGCCTACTTCGGCACCTTGCTGCTGCTGGAGGACCTGGGCCTGAAGGCTTTGGAGATCGCCACGGATCCCCGCGAAGGCATGCAACTCGAGCCGCTGGCCGAAGCCCTGGCAAGGCACCGTCCCGCCGCCGTGCTGGCCTCGCCCACCGTGCAGAACCCGCTGGGTGCCAGCATGCCGCTGGAGCGCAAGCGCGCCCTGGTCGCCCTGCTCGACAGCGCCGGCGTGCCCTTGATCGAGGACGATGTCTATGGCGACCTGGCCGGCGACGGACAGCGCCCCCCCGCCTGCAAGGCCTTCGATCACAGCGGCAATGTGCTGTATTGCAGCTCGGTCTCCAAGACGCTGGCGCCGGGCTGGCGCATCGGCTGGATCGCGGCGGGGCGCTTCCAGGCCCAGGTGCTGCAGGCACGCCTGGCCGGGGATTGGGCCGGAGCACCTCTGCTGGAGGCCGCCGTCGCCGAGGTGCTGGCCAGCGGCGACTACGACAGGCATCTGCGGCGTCTCAAGGCCAGGGTGCAGGCCGGCGTGCAGGCCGTCACCGCCCGGGTCGAAGCGGACTTTCCCGCCCACACGCGAGTGTCGGTGCCCCAGGCCGGCTTTCTGCTGTGGGTGGAACTGCCGCCTCCCGTGGATGCGCTCACGGTGCACCGCCTTGCCCTGGAGCTGGGCATAGGCGTCAGCCCCGGCCCGTTGTTTTCTCCGCGATCCGACCTGGCCCACCATCTGCGCCTGAACTGCGCGAACGAGCCCACGCCCAGGTTGCTGGGGGCGGTGGGGCGGATAGGCGAGCTGTGCCGTGGGCTGGCCCGGCAGTGAAGGCATGGCCTGGACTATCGCCCCAGCCTGCGGCCTTGGCTGGCGCTGGCCTTGCGGATCGGCCCATGCAGTTTTGGGAAATTGCGCCGGCGATCGCCGACCCTGCTCCTACAGAGGCCCCCGGGAGCCAATGACAGACTGGACGCCTTCAATCGATGCACAAGGAAAGGAGTCCGAATGATTTCCAAGCCCGTCCAACGCCGAACCGCCCTGGCCAGCCTCATGGCCGCCACCGTCATGCTGGCCGCCTGTGCCCAGACCCGGCCCGCAGCGGATGCCCCGGTCAATGCCGTCATGGGCACGGTCGACATGAGGGAGCGCATGGCACTTGCCCCGGATGCCGTGCTGGTCGTGGAACTCCAGGACACCTCGCGCGCCGATGCCCCCGCCATCGTGGCTTCCCAGCAATCCATACGGCTCGAAGGCCTGCAACCCCCCTACAAATTCACCC
It encodes:
- a CDS encoding electron transfer flavoprotein-ubiquinone oxidoreductase — its product is MTNEEILAQYGPREAMEYDVVVVGGGPGGLATAIRLKQLAAEKGQDVSVVVLEKGSEPGAHILSGAIMDPRALTELIPDWKEKGAPLNQAVTDDAMVFLSEKSGLRTPNFLLPACFQNHGNYIVRLGNVVKWLGEQAEALGVEIFPGFAAAEVLYNEDGSVKGVATGNMGIGKDGEPTGDFQLGMELHAKYTIFAEGARGHLGKQIIARYQLDAGKDPQTYGIGIKELWEIDPARHKPGFVMHTAGWPMDSKTYGGAFLYHLDDNKVTLGFITGLDYANPYLSPFEEFQRWKTHPNIRYYLEGDESKGIKPAKRLGYGARAITAGGLLSLPRFVFPGGALVGCDAGFLNVSRIKGSHAAIKTGMMAADAAYDAIVAGRQGDELNAYVEAFEGSWLHEELNKSRNFKAWFKKGLFTATLMNGLEQFVLKGNIPWTLHRDKPDHAYLRPAAECKPIDYPKPDGKLTFDRLSSVFISNTNHAENQPAHLTLKDASVPVNINLEKYAGPEQRYCPAGVYEFVDDEAKGGKRLQINAQNCVHCKTCDIKDPTQNIVWVTPEGGGGPNYAGM
- a CDS encoding acyl-CoA thioesterase, with the translated sequence MRIEIPECKKWVHEMRFKVRWGDMDAMGHVNNAMYFRYLETARIDWMHAAGMAPAPQGQGPVIVNAFCNFHQQLAYPDEVLLKMYVSDPGRTTFETWGTMERVGEPGVICAAGGGTVIWVDFPRQKAVELPGWVREMVG
- a CDS encoding dicarboxylate/amino acid:cation symporter encodes the protein MKFNRLTTMVLVAMVLGVLVGYACHSYAPTPEAAKEIASYFGILTDVFLRMIKMIIAPLVFATLVSGLANMGDAKAVGRIGGRALGWFIVASFCSLAIGLIYANVLQPGHGLGVSLPSSAEGLNLKTSALNLKDFIAHVFPKNIFEAMATNEVLQILVFALFFGIALGNLHNQAARSMVGLMDEVVHVMLKVTDYVMRFAPVGVFGAVAGTIAIHGLGMLSVFGKFMLCFYLALATLWVLLIVAGYFVLGRDVFRLLNLIRGPLLVGFSTASSESTYPKLMEQLEKFGVKPRIIGFVLPLGYSFNLDGSMVYTTFLAIFIAQAYGIDMTLTAQITMLLVLMVSSKGIAGVPRASLVVVAAVLPMFGLPEAGILLILGIDHFLDMGRTLTNVLGNAIATAVVAKWEGAVDPTTATDDDEESLLPVEHSPQGRPAVSA
- a CDS encoding sensor histidine kinase, producing the protein MPARRPLRQLILLLLWLALSGLSGWGAYLLAQQLGIADLRATGMHRLELYGASLQREIGKYAFLPDVLALEGNVQRLLAEPGDEQLTNRVNAYLEQLNDRAGTLTAYMVDALGRVVASSNWRRTDSYMGEDLSFRPYYRSAMATGSARFFGIGTTRGEPGYYLASTLGDDTHTLGVAVVKVSLDQLEQSWSTVEAPVLVSDENGVVILSTVSDWKFTTLRTLDEGTRTAFDHTRQYNRRALEPLGLQVLRELGQGARLVRIARHSEESASVYPVSGRFLSQTRQLPGTPWTLTVLSHLEQVDQLAQSRALAAAVGAAFVLLLAMMVNERRRHLRDRLAAREALQAAHDELERKVERRTADLSAANEALQAEVAERIHAEATLRAAQDELVQAGKLAVIGQLSTGIAHELNQPLTALRTLAGNSQRFLERGDTDTTRVNLERMAQLADRMGRITGQLRNFARKSSGASQAVSLARALDNALAVLESRVAETGARILRDDGTAEAVAWCDGNRIEQVLINLINNSLDAMRGQDAPCLELACAMADGRAQVTVRDHGPGLSEAAQAHLFQPFFTTKEEGVGLGLGLALSAGIVRECGGTLTGSNHADGGAVFTLSLAQAPSEPTADTP
- a CDS encoding sigma-54-dependent transcriptional regulator; its protein translation is MTDALKVLIIEDDPDIVLGCEQALQLEGIACESVGSAEQARRRLSRDFEGIVVSDIRLPRMDGMAFLRELVAMDPELPVVLITGHGDISMAVQAMKDGAQDFIQKPFAPETLVGAVRRAMERRRLVLEVRALRRQLEQRDSLEHRLIGRAPNMRQLRQMLAGLAQSAADVLIQGETGTGKELVARCLHEASARSGGNFVAVNCGGLPDTLFDSEMFGSEAGAYTGAGKKRIGKLEHASGGTLFLDEIESMPMAMQIKLLRVLQERVLERLGSNTLIPIDCRVIAATKVDLLELSRQGLFRADLYYRLNVATVSLPPLRERREDVPLLFEHFALQGAARHQRPVPELTTARVQQLLGYDWPGNVRELRNVAERTVLGIEAGSPPFASATASQDPVPRPLAATVEAFERALIADALRRHGGSLARTAEALAMPKTTLHDKIRKYGLDS
- a CDS encoding arylamine N-acetyltransferase family protein, which encodes MHASNFDLDTYLRRIGHTGPVAADTATLHALMRAQLFTVPFENLDVQAGKIVSLVPEDIAGKLLGGGRGGYCYEVNGLFAMALQALGIAYRFVAARPMFYPARRPRTHMALVAEVEGRQWLCDLGFGSYGIRAPMALDVLDTDVGQDCDSFRLGLDAQGEYLLQARVDGAWANQYAFNLSPQEWVDFAPANYLNSTHPDAIFVQKRVVVLHQPAGRLILVGDLLKTVTTRGTQQRQLADGEAEAVLGELFGLVAVRQAACAV
- a CDS encoding PLP-dependent aminotransferase family protein — its product is MTASATASHHYLRIADTLRQTLASGALRPGDRLISARKLAEREQVSLPTALEALRCLEAEGLIVARPRSGYFVRPQAGGGGLRAARPMKRPVPVTLSALARSLFSSADARLVPLGAALPDPEWLPASALQRALQTAGRRLQAHGQTYSMPPGRADLRGQIAMRAAQWGGRFGPDDLVITAGATQAVRLALRATCRPGDVVAVERPAYFGTLLLLEDLGLKALEIATDPREGMQLEPLAEALARHRPAAVLASPTVQNPLGASMPLERKRALVALLDSAGVPLIEDDVYGDLAGDGQRPPACKAFDHSGNVLYCSSVSKTLAPGWRIGWIAAGRFQAQVLQARLAGDWAGAPLLEAAVAEVLASGDYDRHLRRLKARVQAGVQAVTARVEADFPAHTRVSVPQAGFLLWVELPPPVDALTVHRLALELGIGVSPGPLFSPRSDLAHHLRLNCANEPTPRLLGAVGRIGELCRGLARQ
- a CDS encoding YbaY family lipoprotein — protein: MISKPVQRRTALASLMAATVMLAACAQTRPAADAPVNAVMGTVDMRERMALAPDAVLVVELQDTSRADAPAIVASQQSIRLEGLQPPYKFTLPVEPSRLNPTARYTVSARVTRGNELLFINDTAYPVLTQGAGPQADLVLVRVAR